ACGCGAGTAGCTGAGCCTGGATCGTAATGTCGACAGCGGTAGTGGGCTCGTCCGCGATCAGAAGCTCCGGCTCAGCGATAAGCGCCATCGCGATCATGACGCGCTGGCGCATCCCACCGGACAGTTCATGCGCGTACGCATCGAATCGCCGTGTCGGATCAGGGATCCCGACCGACTGCAGCATCTCGATGCTCCGCGTTCGGGCCACGCGACGCGAGACATCATGATGAGCGCGGAGCGTGGCACTGAGCTGATAACCCACAGTGAACACCGGGTCCAAAGCGGTCATTGGCTCCTGGAAGATCATAGATATCTGGCTTCCGCGGATAGCTTTGAGTTCCTCGCTTCGAAGCTTGAGGATGTCGACGCCACGGAAGAGGATCTCACCTTCGACTCGCGCAGCCGCAGGTAGCAACCTCAGTATCGCCATCGCAGTCAGGGACTTACCGCTACCGCTCTCACCAATCAGCCCTAATGCGGCACCGCTCGCCACCTGCAAGTTGACACCGTCGACAATCTGCACCTCACCGGTCGGCGTCGACATGTAAATACTGAGGTCGCGCACTCGAAGCAGGTCATCAGAACCGAAATACATCTCGTGCCCCTCCGGACATCGGGCAACGCTGATGTCCACCATACGAACGACTCCCACCGCTACGCAGCCAATAGCAACACTCACCAGCACGACTCTTTCGCTACATGAAATATTGCTTTCGTTGATGTGTCAGATTAGACGCGCAGTAATTCGCTGTCAAGATAGTCACGCACAAACGCCGTAAGAAGCAGCTCGACCATTCGATTTGTACGCTAATTGGAATTTTGCCTATGCACGGTTGCAGGGGTACTGTCACCGCATTCGCAGGAATTCCGACTTCATTCTGTGGAAGTCCGCGCCGCTGTCCGCGCGGCGCCATCTCGAAACCATCATCGAAAGATCGCTCAGTACGGAGGACTACACAATGACCATTGACGCGCCACTTTCCATACCGGACATCTCACTTCTCGACGGGCTGGCGACGATGAGGTCCGTACGGCGATATCGCACAGACGAGGACATCCCGCGGGAAATTCTGGCCAAGATTCTCTTCTACGCCACCCGTGCGCCCAACCCTGGAAACGCGCAGAACTGGCGTTTTCTCGTGCTAGGACGAGAGGCCACCGCAGTGCGCGCCCTACTAGGTGAAACCTATCGCGAAGGTTGGGCGGAAATGCGCATTCACTACGGGTACGACAAACTCTCACCCACGGACGAGTCGCCGAAGGCGAGGGTGGCACGCACGATGCAAACCTTCGTCGACCGCTTGGAGGAATCGCCACTGCTAATCCTCGCGTGCGTGGACAATGTGACACCTAAGTCGTATATGGGGGGCGCCCCGGCAATTTACCCGGCAATCGAGAACCTCCTTTTGGCGGCACGAGCATACGGTTACGGTGGCGTGCTCACCACATGGCATAGGCGCGTGGAGCAACAACTCCGAGCCCTGCTGAACGTTCCGGACAGCGCGATCATTGCGGCGACTATCCCGATGGGGCGACCGGTTGGACACTTCGGGCCGCAGCGACGACGTCCGCTAAAGAACGTGGTATTCGATGGGATCTGGGGCAACGTCGCGGACTGGGCAGTAGAGCCGGACGGCGACTTGACCAATGCAACTGCTGAATCGGCTCACTCATGAAGTCTTGCAACCTCATTAGTTGCTTGACTAATCGTTCGTGGTTGCCTAGCATTCAGAAGTGAAAAACGCCTTTCGTTGTATGAAATCGGTGAGCGAGTGAGCAATCAAGATGGCGCCAGCGGGGCCGTTCGATCGGTGAGCCGCGCATTATCGCTACTCGATTACGTAACCACCGACGGAGTCGGCCAAACAGAGTTGGCCGAAGCTGTTGGAATACCCGTGCCTACCGCGTATCGATTGCTAGCGACCATGACGCGTCACGGGTATATCTCACGTCGAGAGGACGGGAAGTTCGTCCCAGGTCCCGCGATATACCGGTTGGCGTTTGAAGTGGACTCGCGGACCCTGCTTCGAGACACCATCGCCCAGCAGGTACGAGACCTACGTGACGAGACCGGCGAGTCTGTGGGATTTTTCGTGCAGCATGGGTTCGAACGCTACTGCGTCGAGACGGCCAAGTCATACCACGACCTGTGCCGGTCGTTCCCGCTGTACGCACGTCGCTCTGTTCAGGTAGGCGCATCCGGCAAGGTCTTTATGGCGTTTTCCAATACAGAAGAGCTGCTCCACGGCTTCCAAGCCGCCGACGTGGCGATGACCAAAGGAACTCTCAAAGCGCTACGCGACGACATCGTCCTCACCCGGAAGAACGGTTACGCCTTCTCCGATGTACTGCCGGAGACATGGGGCATCGCGACGCCCGTCTATGTGGACGGTGCGCTGATTGGCTCGCTCGCGCTAACGGCCCCAGCTGAACGAGGCGGCAAGAAGGCGATCGAGCGAATCGCGGGCATCTGCGTGGAGCAGACGAAATCAGTCTCGACACGGCTAACGCGGGCGATCAACGGTCATTCCTCGGCCCGAGACATACAAGCAGTTGTTAAGGACGCGTTCGTGCCGCTGGAGGGACCTGGCGTGGCCAACGCAGACAATCGAAATGCGGCGATCTTCTCCACCGGAAAGTGAGTCTCGAATGGGTTCTGCTCCATTAGATGGGTTAGCGGTATTGGACATCTCCAACTCGATCGCCGGGCAGTACTGCGGCAGGCTCCTGGCTGATGCTGGCGCCGACGTTGTCCTCGTCGAGCCGCCATCAGGCACGCCGGTCAGGCGTATGGGCCCCTTCTGGCGCGATGGTTCCAGGCCCGATGATTCAATTCTCTTCTGGCATATCAACAGTTCGAAGAGATCTCTCACGCTGGACTGGACAACTCCCACCGGCGCGGACTTACTCAAGGACGTTGCAAGTTCCGCGCAGGTAGTTGTCACCTCTGCGGAATCCGCCGACGTCGAATCACTGTTGCCCGGGAACGATTCGCGGTTTCTATGCCGCGTCGAGGAATTTGCTGCGGACGCGTCGTATCAATCCTGGAGAGGCTCGGAGCTAATCCACCAAGCAATGTCGGGAACGATGTTCGAGAATGGCGCTGCCGAACGAGAACCACTATTCGGTGTCGGTCATCGCGCCTACTATGCCGCTGGGACCGTCGCATACATCAGCATCGTTGCACAGCTGCTCGCGACAGAACCGACCGCAAGTTCTGCCCGGATAAGCGTCGCAGAGACCGCGCCCTCCATGAACTACAACAGAGTTACTCAGCATTGGTATAGCGGAGGAGTGGACCCACGAGGGGACCCCCACACCCCGCGGATGACCTTGCGTTGCAAGGACGGATGGATCGTTGCT
This genomic interval from Antricoccus suffuscus contains the following:
- a CDS encoding CaiB/BaiF CoA transferase family protein, with amino-acid sequence MGSAPLDGLAVLDISNSIAGQYCGRLLADAGADVVLVEPPSGTPVRRMGPFWRDGSRPDDSILFWHINSSKRSLTLDWTTPTGADLLKDVASSAQVVVTSAESADVESLLPGNDSRFLCRVEEFAADASYQSWRGSELIHQAMSGTMFENGAAEREPLFGVGHRAYYAAGTVAYISIVAQLLATEPTASSARISVAETAPSMNYNRVTQHWYSGGVDPRGDPHTPRMTLRCKDGWIVAFPTPRRWLETCRVFRAPEVADDPRFSNDVDRHQAWRSIEAIFQAGVENVPRDEIVADALRVRVVAAKVASPDDLWTDPHLRHRHYWQELDDNGISRPMLGPLYRFTPHASRNISRPPRLGDSTKEILEGVGISIDELELLRNIGVA
- a CDS encoding IclR family transcriptional regulator domain-containing protein; the encoded protein is MDSRTLLRDTIAQQVRDLRDETGESVGFFVQHGFERYCVETAKSYHDLCRSFPLYARRSVQVGASGKVFMAFSNTEELLHGFQAADVAMTKGTLKALRDDIVLTRKNGYAFSDVLPETWGIATPVYVDGALIGSLALTAPAERGGKKAIERIAGICVEQTKSVSTRLTRAINGHSSARDIQAVVKDAFVPLEGPGVANADNRNAAIFSTGK
- a CDS encoding nitroreductase family protein, giving the protein MTIDAPLSIPDISLLDGLATMRSVRRYRTDEDIPREILAKILFYATRAPNPGNAQNWRFLVLGREATAVRALLGETYREGWAEMRIHYGYDKLSPTDESPKARVARTMQTFVDRLEESPLLILACVDNVTPKSYMGGAPAIYPAIENLLLAARAYGYGGVLTTWHRRVEQQLRALLNVPDSAIIAATIPMGRPVGHFGPQRRRPLKNVVFDGIWGNVADWAVEPDGDLTNATAESAHS
- a CDS encoding ABC transporter ATP-binding protein, whose translation is MVDISVARCPEGHEMYFGSDDLLRVRDLSIYMSTPTGEVQIVDGVNLQVASGAALGLIGESGSGKSLTAMAILRLLPAAARVEGEILFRGVDILKLRSEELKAIRGSQISMIFQEPMTALDPVFTVGYQLSATLRAHHDVSRRVARTRSIEMLQSVGIPDPTRRFDAYAHELSGGMRQRVMIAMALIAEPELLIADEPTTAVDITIQAQLLALLAQLSAERGTAIILISHDIAVVAELCSEVSVMYAGQIVESTTTDTILVSPAHPYTSGLVRAAPRMENSGTRLEGIPGRVPMPAEYPAGCRFQARCAHAMTHCGEPQPLVGHIAFQPQRHSVRCCRHGELDLPGVVVADPEAVRSP